In Synechococcus sp. RS9909, one genomic interval encodes:
- a CDS encoding DUF4359 domain-containing protein yields MVGAGAALVVTNPSMADYQQHAGAQLVQLATEELCDRQALPMVLRLWIRDCPRLIADQRGALTALAGQVTRRRSFGLFSVFTTQLGGKDLLPSLRLPGYTVTTIGIAGQFLTVQTKADGGKLE; encoded by the coding sequence GTGGTCGGTGCTGGGGCCGCCCTGGTGGTCACCAATCCCTCCATGGCCGACTATCAGCAGCATGCCGGTGCCCAGCTGGTGCAGCTCGCCACCGAGGAGCTCTGTGATCGCCAGGCTCTGCCGATGGTCCTTCGCCTCTGGATTCGCGACTGTCCGCGGCTGATCGCCGATCAGCGCGGCGCACTCACGGCCCTGGCCGGCCAGGTCACCCGTCGCCGTTCCTTCGGGCTGTTCAGCGTCTTCACCACCCAGCTGGGGGGGAAGGATCTGCTGCCATCGCTGCGGCTGCCGGGTTACACCGTGACCACGATCGGCATTGCCGGCCAGTTCCTCACGGTGCAGACCAAGGCCGACGGGGGCAAGCTCGAGTGA